From Rhodoferax sp. AJA081-3, the proteins below share one genomic window:
- a CDS encoding HAMP domain-containing sensor histidine kinase has product MDTPVGAGVIDTQRVPVSYALAAAAGFFVLLAGKNFVDREYITGGLCVIAMVVALAYAQAIYRARPRPMSDTVLTAIAVCVLTVTIDRRGLVGVLWTPPLMLMLHLVANKWASATFDAAAVLIAVVMTYYQFDGVTAFRVGAILCISGAFAHIYARIMASHQARQEEQRQHLDLMVRCANVGGLEWDAQSRTMHPSARLLDMLGNPSGASQPGWDILECVHPDDRQRMVDDFFSLVHSRAQPGEVRQTRAHSFRLVTVQGQTLWVHAEAIAVGSADGSTQKFIATFLDVTQLRAAQADTLAALHRQKELNDLRARFVAMASHEFRTPLATILSSAQLIKQYQDRLAAQDREELLQSVETGVQRMTAMLDRILLINKADAQMLEFEPERLDVIALCHAIVDEVEQQSGNPQPGVDRQFALADPMGDYDPKLLRHILGNLLSNAIKYSAGHGQVVFRAHSEAGSTVFEVQDQGIGIPASDLPELFEPFHRGSNVADIKGTGLGLTIVKKSVEMHGGDIRVQSELGHGTCFRVTLASTPSSTV; this is encoded by the coding sequence GTGGACACCCCGGTGGGCGCCGGTGTGATCGACACCCAACGTGTGCCGGTGAGTTATGCACTGGCCGCCGCAGCCGGTTTTTTTGTGCTGCTGGCGGGCAAGAATTTTGTTGACCGCGAATACATTACAGGCGGCCTGTGCGTGATCGCCATGGTGGTGGCACTGGCCTATGCGCAGGCCATCTACCGCGCCCGCCCACGGCCCATGTCGGACACGGTGCTCACCGCCATCGCTGTGTGTGTATTGACCGTGACCATTGACCGACGTGGATTGGTGGGTGTTTTGTGGACACCGCCCTTGATGCTGATGCTGCACCTGGTGGCCAACAAGTGGGCGTCGGCCACCTTTGATGCAGCCGCCGTGCTGATTGCCGTGGTCATGACCTACTACCAGTTTGACGGGGTCACGGCCTTTCGGGTGGGCGCCATCCTGTGCATCAGTGGTGCTTTTGCGCACATTTATGCACGCATCATGGCGTCCCACCAGGCGCGGCAGGAGGAACAACGCCAACACCTGGACCTGATGGTGCGGTGTGCCAACGTGGGTGGTCTGGAGTGGGATGCCCAGTCGCGCACCATGCACCCGTCCGCACGTTTGCTGGACATGCTGGGCAACCCTTCAGGCGCCAGCCAGCCCGGTTGGGACATACTGGAGTGTGTTCACCCGGACGACCGCCAGCGCATGGTTGACGACTTTTTCAGCCTGGTACACAGCCGTGCCCAGCCGGGTGAGGTGCGGCAGACCCGGGCCCACAGTTTTCGCCTGGTGACCGTGCAAGGGCAAACCCTGTGGGTGCATGCAGAGGCCATAGCCGTGGGGTCGGCCGATGGCAGCACACAGAAATTCATAGCCACGTTTTTGGACGTCACCCAGCTGCGCGCCGCTCAAGCTGACACCCTGGCCGCCCTCCACCGGCAAAAGGAGCTCAACGACTTGCGCGCACGTTTTGTCGCCATGGCAAGCCACGAGTTCCGCACGCCGCTGGCCACCATTCTGTCGTCCGCCCAGTTGATCAAGCAATACCAGGACAGGCTGGCGGCGCAGGACCGGGAAGAGCTGTTGCAAAGTGTAGAGACTGGCGTGCAGCGCATGACCGCCATGCTGGACCGCATTCTGCTGATCAACAAAGCCGACGCCCAGATGCTGGAGTTTGAGCCCGAGCGGCTGGATGTCATTGCCCTATGTCACGCCATTGTGGATGAAGTGGAGCAACAGTCTGGCAACCCACAGCCCGGCGTCGACCGCCAATTTGCGCTGGCAGACCCCATGGGCGACTACGACCCCAAACTGCTGCGCCACATACTGGGCAATCTGTTGTCCAACGCCATCAAATACTCCGCGGGGCATGGGCAAGTTGTTTTCAGGGCCCACAGTGAGGCCGGCAGCACCGTGTTCGAGGTGCAGGACCAGGGTATTGGTATTCCGGCCAGCGACCTGCCCGAACTGTTTGAACCCTTCCACAGGGGCAGCAATGTGGCAGACATCAAGGGCACCGGCCTGGGCTTGACCATCGTAAAAAAATCGGTAGAAATGCACGGCGGTGACATACGCGTGCAGAGCGAACTTGGGCACGGTACCTGCTTTCGTGTCACACTGGCATCCACTCCTTCATCCACTGTTTGA
- a CDS encoding PAS domain S-box protein, with protein MPNAPSGPGSVPPAALVPNVQDLQQTVERLQARESHLLNLLSLARDAVVAMDTEGFVTDWNPAAEKLLGYSHAEAVGAKLSDLIVPEDQRAAHEAGLRRFLSTRQPTILNQLIEVEARHRDGTLIAVELAIWSVPSGQSLGFGAFIRDISDRRAAQEAIRLSEDFNRVVVEHLGEGMSINQDGVVLYVNRMALQILKRPMESVVGHSVMTWVHPDDQAYVTELRRQSRQGEVIPERFEIRCIQPDGSVRWLEAHASVIPWKGQTATMTFFSDITDRKAMIDTLHRSEERYRLVIENVGEGMIVLQGEHIVFANQRAAEIARISHEEFLSTGFLHRVHPDDHAIVQERRRRRLAGEDVINHYQIRLLQPDGEVQWLEIGVTIVPWEGQPATLTFYSDITDRKLLEEELHRTSSEREAILNSALVGIVLSRNREHEWVNEKFAEMVGYQREELIGQSSQLVHASEAEWRLAGPPTRAALSTVGTFTAERQLKRKNGDLFWAHLAGRCVRPLDPDSGVIWTFLDITERKQAEQEIRDALDRQKELNELRSRFVAMTSHEFRTPLATILSSAELLKYYGDRLPTQEKNEVIQSIESSVQRMTRMLDRVLLIGKVEAHMLEFNPEKIDLVALCHSLVEEARTQLPDSTCTVRTDFGVGVGQGVYDEKLLGHIFGNLLSNAIKYSPNGGEVGFRIYQQAGDMVFEVSDQGIGIPSDEIAHLFESFHRSSNVGNIQGTGLGLAIVKNSVDLHGGRIEVRSELGKGTCFTVRLESQEA; from the coding sequence ATGCCAAACGCCCCCTCCGGACCTGGTTCTGTACCGCCAGCAGCGCTTGTGCCCAACGTGCAGGATCTGCAACAAACCGTTGAACGCCTGCAGGCACGTGAAAGCCATTTGCTCAACCTGCTGAGCCTGGCGCGGGACGCCGTGGTTGCCATGGACACCGAGGGTTTTGTCACCGACTGGAACCCTGCCGCCGAGAAGCTGCTGGGCTACAGCCATGCCGAGGCCGTGGGCGCCAAACTCTCCGACCTGATCGTTCCCGAGGACCAGCGTGCGGCGCACGAGGCCGGCTTGCGACGGTTTCTGTCCACGCGCCAACCCACCATCTTGAACCAGTTGATTGAAGTCGAGGCGCGGCACCGGGATGGAACTCTGATCGCTGTTGAATTGGCCATTTGGTCTGTTCCGTCCGGTCAAAGCCTGGGCTTTGGGGCCTTCATCCGCGACATTTCGGACCGGCGCGCCGCGCAGGAGGCTATCCGGCTGTCCGAAGACTTCAACCGTGTGGTGGTGGAACACCTGGGTGAAGGCATGTCCATCAACCAAGACGGGGTGGTGTTGTACGTCAATCGCATGGCGTTGCAAATCCTGAAAAGGCCGATGGAGTCTGTGGTGGGCCATAGTGTGATGACCTGGGTACACCCGGATGACCAGGCCTATGTCACCGAACTGCGCCGCCAGAGCCGACAGGGAGAAGTCATTCCGGAGCGATTCGAGATCCGCTGCATACAGCCCGACGGCAGTGTGCGCTGGCTGGAGGCACACGCCTCCGTCATCCCCTGGAAGGGTCAGACGGCAACCATGACCTTTTTCTCCGACATCACCGACCGCAAAGCGATGATCGATACGCTGCACCGCTCGGAAGAACGCTACCGGCTGGTGATTGAGAACGTGGGTGAAGGCATGATCGTGCTGCAGGGTGAACACATCGTGTTTGCCAACCAGCGTGCTGCCGAGATTGCCCGCATCTCACACGAGGAATTTTTGTCGACAGGGTTCTTGCACCGCGTACACCCAGACGACCATGCCATCGTCCAGGAACGACGACGCCGCCGTCTGGCGGGTGAAGATGTCATCAACCACTACCAGATCCGGCTGTTGCAGCCCGATGGAGAGGTCCAGTGGCTGGAAATCGGCGTCACCATCGTTCCGTGGGAGGGCCAGCCCGCCACACTCACCTTTTACTCCGACATCACCGACCGCAAACTGCTGGAAGAAGAGCTGCACCGCACCTCATCTGAACGCGAAGCCATACTCAACAGTGCGCTGGTGGGGATTGTTCTGTCGCGCAACCGCGAGCACGAATGGGTGAATGAAAAATTCGCCGAAATGGTCGGCTACCAGCGGGAGGAACTGATAGGCCAGTCTTCGCAACTGGTACACGCCAGTGAAGCCGAGTGGAGGTTGGCGGGCCCGCCCACCCGTGCGGCCCTGTCTACCGTCGGCACCTTTACCGCAGAACGCCAACTCAAACGCAAGAACGGTGACCTGTTCTGGGCCCACCTGGCTGGGCGCTGTGTGCGCCCGCTGGACCCTGATTCTGGCGTGATCTGGACCTTTCTGGACATCACCGAGCGCAAACAGGCCGAGCAGGAAATCCGCGATGCGCTGGACCGGCAAAAAGAGCTCAATGAATTGCGCTCGCGTTTTGTGGCCATGACCAGCCACGAGTTCCGCACACCCCTGGCCACCATTCTGTCGTCGGCGGAGCTGCTCAAGTACTACGGCGACCGCCTGCCCACGCAGGAAAAGAACGAGGTGATACAAAGCATTGAAAGCAGCGTGCAACGCATGACACGCATGCTGGACCGTGTGTTGTTGATCGGCAAGGTGGAAGCCCATATGCTGGAGTTCAACCCCGAGAAGATCGACCTGGTTGCCCTGTGCCATAGCCTGGTGGAAGAGGCGCGCACCCAGTTGCCCGACTCCACCTGCACAGTCCGCACGGATTTTGGAGTGGGTGTCGGCCAGGGTGTGTACGACGAAAAACTGCTGGGCCACATCTTTGGCAACCTGTTGTCCAACGCCATCAAATACTCGCCCAACGGCGGTGAGGTAGGCTTCAGGATCTACCAACAGGCGGGAGACATGGTGTTCGAAGTCTCCGACCAAGGCATAGGCATACCCAGCGACGAGATCGCCCATTTGTTCGAGTCTTTCCACCGCTCCAGCAATGTGGGCAACATCCAGGGCACTGGCCTGGGGCTGGCCATTGTGAAAAATTCGGTGGACCTGCACGGCGGGCGCATCGAAGTCCGTAGCGAACTGGGCAAAGGCACCTGCTTTACGGTGCGCCTGGAAAGCCAAGAGGCCTGA
- a CDS encoding ATP-binding protein translates to MDAFDETGFSSATYKVLYQIAESAATEETLFEFGGTLHRLLAELIPAKNLYLCLLSEHPGRLNFPYYVDERDGDSMQEMDVPMRKGLTEFVLHSGVTELISAERYMALQQSGDITEATGDLSFNSWLGVPLHINGRIGGVLTVQSYDADVAYQASDAHLLAFVARHVATAIERKQSFDALRTAHMELERETKQRRQSEAMYRVFYELAVQAAQGDSLHDFCAKVHELLGQLVSSPNCYISLCDVAKGVKHFPYYVDERDGETLQKTDVPLRKGLTEFVLNTDRPQRIDQARLAQLQADGHITQAQGDLSFTAWLGVPLHIRGHADGVLAVQSYAPGAKYFEADAEVLAHVAHHVSGAIARMQAFEAVHRSELALRRTTYEREAMLNTALVGISFNVKDKIVWVNEKCAEMSGFQREDLIGQSPRIFYESDEAFVAEKARSEASLRQHGTYSGERYTRRQNGEKIWVLLAGRCVENNDPDAGVIWTLLDVTARRQAEDDIREALERQRELNVLRSRFVAMTSHEFRTPLASILSSAELLRYYSERVSAAERDNLLQSIEAGVQRMTLMLDRILLIGKAEAEMLEFHPKPIDLKALCEQLIKEAALQHADAKSRITLDWNVEPGNQGYDEKLFRHIFSNLLSNALKYSPVGGAVQFRVYSALERTVLEVQDQGIGIPADELHHLFDSFHRASNVGAIAGTGLGLSIVKKSVELHGGTIAVRSTIGEGSCFTVTL, encoded by the coding sequence ATGGACGCATTTGACGAAACGGGCTTCAGCAGCGCGACCTACAAGGTGCTCTACCAGATCGCCGAAAGTGCGGCGACGGAAGAGACCCTGTTTGAGTTTGGCGGCACCTTGCACCGCCTGCTGGCCGAGCTGATACCCGCCAAAAACCTGTACCTCTGCCTGCTCAGCGAACACCCCGGGCGCCTGAACTTTCCCTACTACGTGGACGAGCGCGACGGCGACTCCATGCAGGAGATGGATGTGCCCATGCGCAAGGGGCTCACCGAGTTTGTCTTGCACAGCGGCGTGACGGAGCTCATCAGTGCCGAGCGTTACATGGCACTGCAACAGAGTGGCGACATCACCGAGGCAACGGGCGACCTGAGCTTCAACAGCTGGCTGGGTGTGCCTTTGCACATCAATGGGCGCATAGGCGGTGTGCTGACGGTGCAGAGTTACGACGCCGATGTGGCCTACCAGGCGTCTGACGCCCATCTCTTGGCCTTTGTCGCCCGCCATGTGGCTACGGCTATAGAGCGCAAACAGTCGTTTGACGCGCTGCGCACCGCCCACATGGAGCTGGAGCGCGAAACCAAACAACGCCGCCAAAGTGAAGCCATGTACCGGGTGTTCTACGAGTTGGCGGTACAGGCCGCGCAGGGTGATTCCCTGCACGATTTTTGCGCAAAGGTGCATGAGCTGCTGGGGCAACTGGTGTCATCGCCCAATTGTTATATCAGCCTGTGCGACGTGGCCAAGGGCGTCAAACACTTCCCCTATTACGTGGACGAACGTGACGGTGAGACACTGCAAAAGACCGACGTGCCTCTGCGCAAGGGGCTGACCGAATTTGTGTTGAACACCGACCGACCCCAGAGAATCGACCAGGCACGGCTGGCCCAACTTCAGGCCGATGGGCATATCACCCAGGCCCAGGGCGACTTGAGCTTTACGGCGTGGCTGGGCGTGCCCCTGCACATTCGCGGCCATGCGGACGGCGTGTTGGCGGTGCAAAGCTACGCACCCGGAGCCAAATATTTCGAAGCCGATGCCGAAGTGCTGGCACACGTGGCCCACCACGTCAGCGGCGCGATTGCACGCATGCAGGCTTTTGAGGCTGTGCACCGGTCTGAGCTGGCCTTGCGGCGTACCACCTATGAACGTGAGGCCATGTTGAACACCGCTTTGGTGGGCATCAGCTTCAATGTCAAAGACAAAATCGTCTGGGTCAACGAGAAATGTGCGGAGATGTCGGGCTTCCAGCGCGAGGATCTGATAGGCCAGTCTCCCCGCATTTTTTACGAATCCGATGAAGCCTTTGTCGCCGAGAAAGCCCGGTCCGAAGCCAGCCTGCGCCAACACGGCACGTACAGCGGCGAGCGGTATACACGGCGCCAAAATGGCGAAAAAATCTGGGTGCTGTTGGCCGGGCGCTGCGTGGAAAACAACGACCCTGACGCTGGTGTCATCTGGACGCTGCTGGACGTCACTGCCCGCAGGCAGGCCGAAGACGATATCCGCGAAGCGCTGGAGCGCCAGCGCGAACTCAACGTGTTGCGCTCCCGCTTTGTGGCCATGACCAGCCACGAGTTCCGTACACCCCTGGCGTCCATACTATCGTCCGCCGAGTTGCTGCGCTACTACAGCGAGCGTGTATCCGCGGCGGAGCGCGACAACCTGTTGCAATCCATAGAGGCTGGGGTACAACGTATGACACTGATGCTGGACCGCATTCTTTTGATCGGCAAGGCCGAGGCCGAGATGCTGGAGTTCCATCCCAAGCCAATTGACCTCAAAGCGCTGTGTGAACAGTTGATCAAGGAGGCCGCGCTGCAACATGCTGATGCCAAGAGCCGCATCACGCTGGACTGGAACGTGGAACCCGGCAACCAGGGGTATGACGAAAAACTGTTCCGCCACATCTTCAGCAACCTGCTGTCCAACGCACTTAAATATTCACCGGTGGGCGGAGCGGTGCAGTTTCGCGTCTACAGCGCATTGGAGCGCACCGTGTTGGAGGTGCAGGACCAGGGCATCGGTATACCGGCCGACGAATTGCACCATCTCTTTGACTCCTTCCACCGCGCCAGCAATGTGGGAGCTATCGCTGGGACGGGCCTGGGTCTGTCCATCGTCAAAAAATCCGTGGAATTGCATGGCGGAACCATTGCCGTGCGCAGCACAATAGGTGAAGGAAGCTGTTTTACCGTCACCCTGTAG
- a CDS encoding DUF4337 domain-containing protein, whose protein sequence is MSGHGFHVHGPHDHELEHAQKGAHGDHEGNGMINQIAMFTAIIATIGAIFGYMGGATQANAGLYKNNAAIKKTEASNQWNYFQSKSTKQSLAEMSRDLSTKDEDRAKYQAKVDRYEKEKNEIKLGADKLEAEATEWDRKSDQQMHQHHRWAQSTTVLQVCIALAAIALLTKKRWLEYAMFVAGAAGLVVGVLAALHI, encoded by the coding sequence ATGTCAGGACACGGTTTTCACGTACATGGTCCCCACGACCACGAGCTGGAGCACGCACAAAAAGGTGCCCATGGGGACCACGAGGGCAACGGCATGATCAACCAGATTGCCATGTTCACCGCCATCATCGCCACCATAGGCGCCATTTTTGGTTATATGGGTGGCGCCACCCAAGCCAATGCGGGCCTGTACAAAAACAATGCGGCCATCAAGAAGACCGAAGCGTCCAACCAGTGGAATTATTTCCAGTCCAAGAGCACCAAGCAGTCTCTGGCCGAAATGTCGCGCGACCTGTCGACCAAAGACGAAGACCGGGCCAAATACCAGGCCAAGGTTGACCGTTACGAGAAAGAAAAGAACGAGATCAAGCTGGGCGCCGACAAGCTGGAGGCCGAGGCCACGGAATGGGATCGCAAGAGCGACCAACAAATGCACCAGCACCACCGCTGGGCCCAATCCACCACCGTGCTGCAGGTGTGTATTGCACTGGCCGCCATTGCCCTGCTGACCAAAAAACGGTGGCTGGAATACGCCATGTTTGTCGCTGGTGCAGCGGGCCTGGTTGTGGGTGTATTGGCCGCATTGCATATTTAA
- a CDS encoding dihydrofolate reductase codes for MQLHLIFAKARNGVIGINNTLPWHLPEDMAHFKRTTMGSPVIMGRKTWDSLPPRFRPLPGRVNVVVTRQEAWNENGTHPSSSLDDALSFCEQFEHVWVIGGAQIYAQALPLADTAVVTEIDADFEGDAFAPQFGPQWRETSREPHTSVNGLKFSFVTYQHFKP; via the coding sequence ATGCAACTGCATCTGATATTTGCCAAGGCCCGAAATGGCGTCATTGGCATCAACAACACCCTGCCCTGGCATCTGCCGGAGGACATGGCGCATTTCAAGCGCACCACCATGGGCAGCCCCGTCATCATGGGGCGCAAGACCTGGGACTCTTTGCCACCCCGTTTTCGCCCGCTGCCTGGTCGCGTTAACGTAGTCGTTACTCGCCAGGAGGCTTGGAACGAAAATGGCACCCATCCCTCGTCCAGTCTGGATGATGCGCTATCCTTTTGTGAGCAATTCGAACACGTGTGGGTGATAGGTGGTGCCCAGATCTATGCCCAGGCCCTGCCCTTAGCCGATACCGCCGTGGTCACCGAAATCGATGCTGATTTTGAGGGCGACGCGTTTGCTCCACAATTCGGTCCACAGTGGCGGGAAACCAGCCGGGAGCCCCACACCTCAGTCAACGGGCTGAAGTTCAGCTTTGTGACCTACCAACACTTCAAACCATAG
- a CDS encoding DMT family transporter produces the protein MISRKQLLALLAITLMWGINWPMMKYSLREMSPLYFRALTMSGGALWLFFFYRARGLRMLPQGAEWRTVVTLGLPNMLGWHTAAILGVKELASGRAAILGFTMPIWTVLLGTLFLGEKLTLRIGIAVLAVAAAVGLLVSNELGALAGRPVGIVWMELAAILWAVGTLMMRRARITLPVETLTVWMLILTSLCLWALAFVMEPWPRWQFSAPMWGSLLYGAFINYGFSQIIWFGMARNLPPATSAMSIMAVPLVGTLAATVIVGEWPHWEDYLAMVFVMAAIAAVLLPARQASAPKQPAA, from the coding sequence TTGATTTCTCGCAAACAACTGCTGGCCTTGCTGGCCATCACGCTGATGTGGGGCATCAACTGGCCCATGATGAAGTATTCGCTGCGCGAAATGTCGCCGCTGTACTTTCGGGCGCTGACCATGAGTGGTGGTGCCCTGTGGCTGTTCTTCTTTTACCGTGCCCGTGGCCTGCGCATGTTGCCGCAGGGCGCCGAATGGCGCACCGTGGTGACGCTGGGCCTGCCCAATATGCTGGGCTGGCACACCGCGGCCATTTTGGGTGTCAAAGAGCTGGCCTCGGGCCGCGCCGCCATTTTGGGCTTCACCATGCCCATCTGGACCGTGCTGCTGGGCACGCTGTTTCTGGGTGAAAAGTTGACGCTGCGCATTGGTATTGCCGTGCTGGCCGTAGCCGCAGCTGTAGGACTGCTGGTTTCCAATGAGCTGGGTGCTCTGGCCGGACGGCCGGTGGGCATTGTCTGGATGGAGCTGGCTGCCATCCTGTGGGCGGTGGGCACGCTGATGATGCGGCGCGCCCGCATCACCCTGCCGGTGGAGACCCTGACGGTCTGGATGCTGATACTGACCAGCCTGTGCTTGTGGGCCTTGGCGTTTGTGATGGAACCCTGGCCCCGTTGGCAGTTCTCCGCGCCCATGTGGGGCAGTCTGCTGTATGGCGCCTTCATCAACTACGGCTTCTCCCAGATCATCTGGTTTGGCATGGCGCGCAACTTGCCGCCGGCCACCAGTGCCATGAGTATCATGGCGGTTCCGCTGGTTGGCACACTGGCCGCCACGGTGATTGTGGGGGAGTGGCCACACTGGGAAGATTACCTGGCAATGGTGTTTGTGATGGCGGCCATCGCAGCCGTCTTGTTGCCGGCACGTCAAGCCAGCGCACCCAAGCAGCCTGCGGCCTGA
- a CDS encoding thymidylate synthase, with amino-acid sequence MQHPVRSQYEDFMRHVYTTGVAKTDRTGTGTRSVFGHQMRFDLNEGFPLVTTKKVHLRSIIQELLWFLTGSSSNNWLKERGVSIWDEWARPDGDLGPVYGVQWRSWPTPDGGHIDQIAQVIQTLKSNPDSRRIIVSAWNVADLDKMALMPCHAFFQFYVAPATEPGGKGKLSCQLYQRSADIFLGVPFNIASYALLTHMVAQQCDLDVGDFIWTGGDCHIYSNHHEQVELQLSRAPYPYPTLNIKRKPDSIFDYQFEDFEVLDYQSHAAIKAPVAV; translated from the coding sequence ATGCAACACCCCGTCCGCTCCCAATACGAAGACTTCATGCGCCACGTGTACACCACGGGCGTAGCCAAGACCGACCGCACCGGCACCGGCACGCGCAGCGTGTTTGGCCACCAGATGCGTTTTGACCTGAACGAGGGCTTTCCGCTGGTGACCACCAAGAAGGTGCATTTGCGCTCCATCATTCAGGAGCTGCTGTGGTTCCTGACCGGTTCTTCCAGCAACAACTGGCTGAAGGAACGCGGCGTCAGCATCTGGGACGAATGGGCGCGGCCAGACGGCGACCTGGGCCCGGTCTACGGCGTGCAGTGGCGCAGCTGGCCCACGCCAGACGGTGGCCATATCGACCAGATCGCCCAGGTCATCCAGACTCTCAAAAGCAACCCCGATTCGCGCCGCATCATCGTCAGTGCCTGGAACGTGGCAGATCTGGACAAGATGGCGCTGATGCCCTGCCATGCCTTCTTCCAGTTCTACGTAGCCCCAGCGACCGAGCCTGGTGGCAAAGGCAAACTGAGCTGCCAGCTGTACCAGCGCAGCGCCGATATTTTTCTGGGCGTGCCCTTCAACATCGCCAGTTATGCGCTGCTGACCCATATGGTGGCGCAGCAGTGTGACCTGGATGTGGGCGACTTCATCTGGACCGGGGGCGATTGCCATATTTATAGCAACCACCACGAGCAGGTGGAATTGCAGTTGAGCCGCGCGCCCTACCCCTACCCGACGTTGAACATCAAGCGCAAGCCGGACAGCATCTTCGACTACCAGTTCGAAGATTTTGAAGTGCTGGACTACCAAAGCCACGCTGCCATCAAGGCGCCGGTCGCCGTTTGA
- a CDS encoding CcdB family protein, producing the protein MARFDVYANPDVRERKLIPFFLDVQNDHIQGFQTRVMVPLWDAATLSPLTADLNPVFQVKGQRVVMDTPALGAVPVAACNRAIDNLSAHQLVIQNALDTLFGSY; encoded by the coding sequence GTGGCACGTTTCGATGTGTATGCCAACCCTGACGTACGCGAGCGCAAGCTCATTCCGTTCTTCCTGGATGTTCAAAATGACCACATCCAGGGATTTCAAACCCGCGTGATGGTGCCCTTATGGGACGCTGCGACACTCTCACCACTGACTGCGGACCTCAACCCTGTGTTTCAGGTCAAGGGACAGCGCGTCGTGATGGATACGCCCGCACTCGGCGCTGTTCCGGTCGCCGCGTGCAATCGGGCGATCGATAATTTGAGCGCCCATCAACTGGTTATTCAAAACGCCCTGGATACATTGTTCGGAAGCTATTAA
- a CDS encoding type II toxin-antitoxin system CcdA family antitoxin, with protein MLHFENAPKKATNLSLNSKVLEAAREMGINISQTVDTLLADEVRRLYWEKWNEDNKEAVAAYNARIVKHGLPLAKYRTWGKSLGDGREGS; from the coding sequence ATGCTTCACTTTGAAAACGCCCCCAAAAAAGCCACCAACCTGTCGCTGAACTCCAAAGTCTTGGAAGCCGCACGCGAGATGGGTATCAATATTTCCCAAACCGTGGACACTTTGCTGGCGGATGAAGTCAGAAGGCTCTACTGGGAAAAGTGGAACGAGGACAACAAAGAAGCCGTTGCAGCCTACAACGCGCGCATTGTCAAACACGGCTTGCCACTGGCCAAGTACCGCACCTGGGGCAAATCCTTGGGTGACGGGCGCGAAGGAAGCTAA
- a CDS encoding helix-turn-helix domain-containing protein: protein MTATSQHPTARTPRQPPQPFGAHLRHWRQHRRLSQLDLAMHAAISTRHLSFVETGRSVPSREMVLRLSERLDIPLRERNTLLVAAGYAPMYRERALDDPALSPARQAVELILKSHEPYPAIAIDRHWNLIAANSVVPHLLVGVDPELLQAPMNVLRLSLHPLGLAPRIANLVQWRTHLFERVRHQIAASADPALETLLKELQAYPTPAGADLQLEGEHPGVVMPFQFSTPQGVLSFISTITIFGNPVDVTLQELAMETFFPADDFTRQALLALAEQSRTEMD from the coding sequence ATGACTGCCACCAGCCAACACCCCACTGCCCGCACACCGCGCCAACCCCCGCAACCCTTTGGTGCACACCTGCGCCACTGGCGCCAGCACCGGCGCCTGAGCCAGCTGGATCTGGCCATGCACGCCGCAATTTCCACCCGCCACCTGAGTTTTGTGGAAACCGGTCGCTCCGTACCCAGCCGCGAGATGGTGCTGCGCTTGTCCGAGCGGCTGGACATACCGCTGCGCGAACGCAACACCTTGCTGGTGGCTGCTGGGTATGCACCCATGTACCGCGAGCGCGCACTGGACGACCCGGCCCTGAGCCCCGCGCGCCAGGCCGTGGAGCTGATCTTGAAAAGCCACGAGCCCTACCCCGCCATTGCCATCGACCGGCACTGGAACCTGATTGCTGCCAACAGCGTGGTGCCGCATCTGTTGGTCGGTGTAGACCCCGAACTTCTGCAGGCGCCCATGAACGTATTGCGCCTGAGCCTGCACCCGCTCGGCCTGGCACCGCGCATTGCCAACCTGGTGCAGTGGCGCACCCATTTGTTTGAGCGGGTTCGCCACCAGATTGCAGCCAGCGCAGACCCGGCGCTGGAAACACTGCTCAAGGAATTGCAGGCCTATCCCACGCCCGCTGGCGCCGACCTGCAGCTGGAGGGCGAGCACCCGGGCGTGGTCATGCCTTTCCAGTTCAGCACGCCCCAGGGCGTTTTGAGCTTCATCAGCACCATCACCATCTTCGGCAATCCGGTGGACGTGACCTTGCAAGAACTGGCCATGGAGACCTTCTTCCCAGCGGACGACTTCACGCGGCAGGCATTGCTGGCCCTGGCAGAGCAGAGTAGAACTGAGATGGACTGA